The Aquidulcibacter paucihalophilus genomic interval CATGCCGCGCAGGCGCATCACCAGGAAGGCGAGGCCGAAGGCCAGCAGGCCGCCGAAATCCACGGCCTGTCGCAGGCCGGACTCCTTCCTGGCGGTCGGTTCCGGGGCGGGGGCGTCAGTCATGCGTCAGTCCTCAAGCCCCACCAGCAGCCTTGAAAAGGCTCGCGCGTCAAACGGTTGCAGGTCCTCGACGCCTTCGCCCACGCCGATCAGCTTGATCGGGGCGTCCGAGGCCTGGGCCACGGGAACCAGAACGCCGCCCCGTGCCGTGCCGTCCAGCTTGGTCATGACCAGTCCGGAAACATAGGCCGTGCGGCCGAATATCTGTTCCTGGGCGAGGGCGTTGCGGCCGACGGTGGCGTCGAGCACCAGCAGGGTCTCGTGCGGGGCCTCCGGATCGATCTTCTTCAGCACGCGCACGATCTTCAGCAGTTCGTCCATCAGGGCGGACTTGTTCTGCAGCCGCCCGGCGGTGTCGATCAGGACGACGTCGTAGCCTTCGGCCTTCGCCCTGGTATAGGCGTCGAAGGCCAGACCCGCGGGGTCGGCGCCGTCGCGGCGGCTCTCGAAAGAGGCCCCGGCGCGCTCGGCCCAGACCTTCAGCTGTTCGCGGGCCGCGGCGCGGAAGGTGTCGCAGGCGACGATCATCACCTTGGCCCCCTGGCCGGTCAGGTCGGCGGCGATCTTGCCCAGGGTCGTGGTCTTGCCCGAACCATTGACCCCGACGAACAGGGTGACGAACGGTCGCGGACCGTTCAGCGGTTCGTAGCGGGCCTCGTGGTTGACCAGTTCGGCGGTCACGGCCTCGGCCAGCGCCTCCTTGACCTCGCGCTCATTGGCGCCCGCGCCGAAGCGCAGCTCGCGGAAGCGGGCCACGATCCGGTCCGTGGCCGCAGGCCCCAGATCGCTCTCCAGCAGATGCTCTTCCAGCCCCTCAAGCGCGGCTTCGGACAGCGGTTCCTTGATGAAGGTCGCGACGACCTGTTCGGTCATCTGCTTCGAGGAGCGGGAGAGGCCCTCGGTCAGGCGTGAGAGCCAGCCCTTTTTCGGCGCGTCGTTCATGCAGCGGGCTTAGCGGACCCTGCGAACGCAGTCACCCGCATTCCTTTTCCGCTCATCCCGGCGAAAGCCGGGACCCGGTGCTTTGGATGAACGGTTTGGACCTGTATGAGCATAACTCGCGCTCCAGCGGCGTCACGCTGGACAGGACTGGGTCCCGGCTTTCGCCGGGATGAGCGGATATGAAGATGCCCAAGATCCACCCGTTCCATTCGCCCCGCACCCACGGCTTCGTCCGCGTGGCCGCCGCGACGCCGGTGGTGCACACCGCCGACCCCGCCGCCAATGCCGAAGAACATGTCGCCCTGATCCGGCA includes:
- the ftsY gene encoding signal recognition particle-docking protein FtsY, which produces MNDAPKKGWLSRLTEGLSRSSKQMTEQVVATFIKEPLSEAALEGLEEHLLESDLGPAATDRIVARFRELRFGAGANEREVKEALAEAVTAELVNHEARYEPLNGPRPFVTLFVGVNGSGKTTTLGKIAADLTGQGAKVMIVACDTFRAAAREQLKVWAERAGASFESRRDGADPAGLAFDAYTRAKAEGYDVVLIDTAGRLQNKSALMDELLKIVRVLKKIDPEAPHETLLVLDATVGRNALAQEQIFGRTAYVSGLVMTKLDGTARGGVLVPVAQASDAPIKLIGVGEGVEDLQPFDARAFSRLLVGLED